The following coding sequences are from one Neodiprion lecontei isolate iyNeoLeco1 chromosome 7, iyNeoLeco1.1, whole genome shotgun sequence window:
- the LOC124295583 gene encoding uncharacterized protein LOC124295583 yields the protein MNPVDPMTRAPKSLGKGETGRVTNTKHNRPSLEVGGIPRTEDPKEARGVGGIAWIGPTTRQADSSFRASTGLGFFPAGTDAAPRCSCHDGRTVVDPFARRTSIHRTPPQPRRVTTLELQMRESAPVQTPLILIDVEASREGAQKGASAARGATAKARGEGARTMSCPGEVSLATHSRQEVSDRESLKDLITLIEGMKAFTVAYKNTHVALREDVAKAAIIIRRVERAWIKMEEEVAGTRVPRETGDKATQTGVQKLQQEQ from the exons ATGAATCCAGTGGACCCAATGACTAGGGCTCCAAAGTCCCTAGGCAAAGGCGAGACTGGACGAGTGACTAACACTAAGCACAACCGGCCCAGCCTCGAGGTTGG GGGAATCCCCCGGACGGAAGACCCTAAAGAGGCacggggggtgggggggatCGCATGGATAGGGCCGACCACCCGACAAGCTGACAGCAGCTTCCGTGCGAGTACGGGGTTAGGGTTCTTTCCGGCGGGGACAGATGCTGCACCGCGGTGCAGCTGCCATGATGGCCGAACCGTC GTGGATCCCTTCGCGAGAAGGACCAGCATCCACCGGACACCACCGCAGCCCAGGCGGGTCACCACCTTGGAGCTGCAGATGAGGGAGTCGGCGCCTGTCCAGACGCCACTCATCCTCATCGATGTAGAGGCGTCGAGGGAGGGTGCGCAAAAGGGCGCGTCCGCGGCGAGGGGAGCGACTGCAAAAGCCAGGGGCGAGGGGGCAAGGACGATGAGCTGCCCCGGGGAGGTAAGCCTGGCCACCCACAGCAGGCAGGAGGTAAGCGACAGGGAATCGCTGAAGGACCTGATTACCCTCATTGAGGGAATGAAGGCCTTCACGGTGGCCTACAAGAACACCCACGTCGCGCTTAGAGAGGACGTGGCCAAGGCGGCCATAATCATCAGGCGAGTTGAGCGTGCCTGGATCAAgatggaggaggaggtggCCGGAACCAGAGTGCCGCGGGAGACCGGGGACAAGGCCACACAGACGGGGGTGCAGAAGCTGCAGCAAGAACAGTAG